A region of the Leptospira noumeaensis genome:
GGATCATAGACTTGATCTAATTCTAAAAACAAGGGAAGGTAAAGATAGAGGCAAACTCCTCCTTTCTCTCTTTGCCGATTTTGAATCCGAAATTCGAAAACGTGGGTATCATAACACTGACAGTTTTTTTGCCACCCAAGATTGTATTTTAAAAGAAGCACGTGACCATTTAAAACTAGCTTACCAGTGGGAAGGAGCCAATGCCCTCGACAAAGACTTGTTACGTGATCTTGCGGCCTGTCTCATCAAAATCAAAGACTATGGAATGGCACTCGAAGTCCTACTGTATGGTGGGAACAAACAATCTCCCGTCCTACTCTACTTTTTAGCAGAAACACAAGTCATGACAGGAAATGAAAGAGAAGGAATCGAAACCTATCGAAATGCCTTTTTAAATGACCCGCAACTTTTTCCTCATACCATCGTTCGTTGGCCGCCCCTCCTCACCCTCATCCAAAAGGCAAGTGAAATCACCACAAAAGAAGAAGAGATGAAGGAACTCGTTCCCGTCCTTGCTTGGCGCGAAGGTATTTTTCATCCTTATACGAAAAAGGACGAATCCACAATCCAAATTTGGTTTTCGGAATTAAAGAGACTGGCAGATAGTAAAGAAAGGAGTGGTGGGTCGTTTCGTTTAGAAGCAAGGATTGAACAATTTGCCCTTGCCATTTTGCATTCGGCTGACGACATCCGTTCTCGGGATGCCGTCCAATTTGCCAAAGGATTTGTTTAAAGATTTATCTTTCGATCGATTCGATAAGAAGTCTTAACTCATCAGCAGAAGATTCTCTTCCTGTTTTTTCATAATACAATTCCAGTTCACGAAGACCGTAAACAGAACCAGGAGCCGATCGCAAACGATCGAGTAACATGCGTTTTTGGTAGGATTCATTTAGATCGAGGCTAGTTGGTTCGTATTGGTAGTTGTTTTGTTCAATCACAACACCTGCCGTGTCATTCGTTCCCGCAAGAGTTGTTGGTTCTTGGGAATTACGAGTGGCAAGCACAAACACTAAACTAAGAGCCATCACAGCAGAAAAGGAATACTGAACGGTTCTGTTTTCTACAAGGTCTCGGAAAGTGAAGGAAATCTTTTGGTTGGGTTTGTCGATGGTGACGGATTCAAGAAGATTGAAAAGGCGGGTGTCGAAGTCTTTGGACATTCGCGGAAGGATGGTATCTTCCTTTTCCTTTACTCTTTGGAAAAGAGAACAAATCTTATTTTCCAAAACCACGTTGTCTGTCTCTTCAGGAAAGAGACCCGGATATTGTGAACGAAACCAATCTTTTAAACTCATAAACTTATTTTTCAAAGAACCCTTCTCCCTTTTCGTCTTTCTGGATGAGGTGCTTCAAAAACTCCTTGGCCTTGAAGAGACGACTCTTAACCGTACCTACATTACATTCCATGATCTCAGCAATTTCGTTATACGAAAGATTTTCGAAATAACGAAGTTCCAAAACCTGTTTGTAGGAATCTTCTAAGAGTGCAATCTTATCCATTAGATAACGAGACTCTTCAGAAAGTTCCAATTTTTTTTCATATCCGACACGAGAATCCACAAATTGGTTATCTCCCGAGTCATCCATGGGTTTTTCCCTACCTCTTTTCTTCTTAGCAAGTAAATCCTTGGACTTATTCACCACGATTCGGTAGAGCCAGGTATAAACTCCGGCCTCGGCTCGAAAGTTTTGGATGGATTTATAACCAGAAATGAGAGCGTCTTGGACAATATCCTCCGCATCGTCTCCATCTTTTACCATGGAAACCGCTTTGCGGAACAATCGTTCCCGAAATGGGGACACTAAGGTCATGTAGGCAGTCGGATCCCCTGCTTTGATCTTTTGGAGTAGGATTTTTTCCTTCTCCCGCAGGGTCATATTTTTGCCTTCTAGGGGGCGTTGCGGCATGAAGCCCAGGATTTCGAATCCGAGAATTCTATCAATGTTTTTCGGTTTTCCGTGGAGCCGTCTAGATCCTGTGAAACATAGTTTCTAGATCTTTTCTCGTGAGTTTGATCAGTGTCGGCCGACCGTGGGGACAAAGGGACGGGTTTTCACAGTAGGACAATCTTTGTAACAATTCCCCAATGATGGGATCCGAGACCTGGTCTCCCTTTTTTATGGCCGACCGACAAGCCACACATTTGGCCATTTCATCATAGAGTTCTTTGTCTTCGGGGTCTTTTTGTTTGAACCTTTCCCATAAATCCAAGATGGTTTCTGTTTCTTTACCCGGATCAATATAAGAAGGCACTTCCCGGATGAGAATGGTTCCTCCCGAAAATGGTTCGAGAGTGATCCCGAGTTCGGAAAACCTATGTTTCTCTTCTAACATTTCTTCGGCTTCTTCTTTCGTGAGTTCCAAACGAATGGGTGTGAGTAGACTTTGGGATTTATAGGCTTTGGATTTTAAGTCACGCAATACTTCTTCGTAACGAATCCTTTCGTGGGCCGTATGTTGGTCGATGATGTAAAGACCGTCCTCTGCTTCAGCGAGAATAAATGTCTCAAACAATACCCCGTAATGTTTTTTCGGAACAAACAAATTGTGTTTGGTGAGATTTTCTCCTAACAAATGCAAGTTGGTTCCTGCACCAATTCCTTCCAAAGAAAACCCTTGTCTTC
Encoded here:
- a CDS encoding LIMLP_12425 family protein: MSLKDWFRSQYPGLFPEETDNVVLENKICSLFQRVKEKEDTILPRMSKDFDTRLFNLLESVTIDKPNQKISFTFRDLVENRTVQYSFSAVMALSLVFVLATRNSQEPTTLAGTNDTAGVVIEQNNYQYEPTSLDLNESYQKRMLLDRLRSAPGSVYGLRELELYYEKTGRESSADELRLLIESIER
- a CDS encoding RNA polymerase sigma factor, which encodes MPQRPLEGKNMTLREKEKILLQKIKAGDPTAYMTLVSPFRERLFRKAVSMVKDGDDAEDIVQDALISGYKSIQNFRAEAGVYTWLYRIVVNKSKDLLAKKKRGREKPMDDSGDNQFVDSRVGYEKKLELSEESRYLMDKIALLEDSYKQVLELRYFENLSYNEIAEIMECNVGTVKSRLFKAKEFLKHLIQKDEKGEGFFEK